In Maribacter algicola, the sequence GCTACACTGAACGGCAGCAACCAGTTACAGATAGATATCGAGGGCGGAACCTCGGCCACGGTCGACCTATCGAGTTTGGTGGGTACGGACGACCAGACGGCAGGCGAGGTGACCTATGACAACTCTACCTCCGGCCTAACGGCAGGTGACGTACAGTCTGCAATCGACGAGGTCGCCGCTGGAAGCACCGACGATCAGAACCTTACGGGAGCTACACTGAACGGCAGCAACCAGTTACAGATTGATATCGAGGGCGGGACTTCGGCCACGGTCGACCTATCAAGTTTGGTAGGCACCGACGACCAGAACATAAGCGGTTCCAGCTTTAACGGCGCTACGAACGAACTTACCATCGGCATCGAGGGAGGTACTTCCGAGACAGTTGATTTATCCGGACTTGTCGGCACGGACGACCAGACGGCTTCGGAGGTGACCTATGACAACTCCACTTCGGGTCTAACGGCAGGTGACGTACAGTCTGCAATCGACGAGGTTGCCGCTGGAAGCACCGACGACCAGAATTTAACGGGAGCTACACTGAACGGCAGCAACCAGTTACAGATAGATATCGAGGGCGGAACCTCGGCCACGGTCGACCTATCAAGTTTAGTAGGTACAGACGACCAGACGGCCTCCGAGGTGAATATCGCGGATGCCGGAGGCAATTTCACGGCTACTGACGTAGAGGGTGCTTTGTCGGAACTTGCTGCGGGTAGCACCGACGACCAGAACCTAACAGGGGCCACTTTGAACGGCAGCAACCAGTTACAGATAGATATCGAGGGCGGAACCTCGGCCACTGTCGACCTATCGAGTTTGGTGGGCACAGACGACCAGAACATAAGCGGTTCCAGCTTTAACGGCGCTACGAACGAACTTACCATCGGCATCGAGGGAGGTACTTCCGAGACTGTGGATTTATCCGGACTTATCGGCACAGACGACCAGACAGCAGCTGAAGTAACCGTTGCAGATGTAGGAGGAAACTTCGCAAATAACCAGGTAGAGGGAGTACTCGAAGAAATTGATGCACGTATAGATGCGCTTGTACTTGCAGGTGGTTCAGATGGGAACGACTTCGTTACTGGAGGTTCTTTATCAGGTACCGACCTTACATTGAACGTTCCAAACCAAATAGATCCTGTAATTGATCTGTCGGGACTTCAAGATGGTACCGGAACCGACGACCAGAATATCAGTGGTTCGAGTTTCAACGGCGCTACGAACGAACTTACAATCGGCATCGAGGGAGGTACTTCCGAGACAGTTGATTTATCCGGACTTGTGGGCACGGACGACCAGACGGCCGGTGAGGTGACCTATGACAACTCCACTTCGGGTCTAACGGCAGGTGACGTGCAGTCGGCCATCGACGAGGTAGCTGCTGGAAGCACCGACGACCAGAACCTTACGGGAGCTACCCTGAACGGCAGCAACCAGTTACAGATTGATATCGAGGGCGGGACTTCGGCCACTGTTGACCTATCAAGTTTGGTAGGCACCGACGACCAGAACATAAGCGGTTCCAGTTTTAACGGCGCTACGAACGAACTTACCATCGGCATCGAGGGAGGTACTTCCGAGACTGTGGATTTATCCGGACTTGTCGGCACGGACGACCAGACGGCCGGTGAGGTGACCTATGACAACTCCACTTCGGGTCTAACGGCAGGTGACGTGCAGTCGGCCATCGACGAGGTAGCTGCTGGAAGCACCGACGACCAGAACCTTACGGGAGCTACCCTGAACGGCAGCAACCAGTTACAGATTGATATCGAGGGCGGGACTTCGGCCACTGTTGACCTATCAAGTTTGGTAGGCACCGACGACCAGAACATAAGCGGTTCCAGTTTTAACGGCGCTACGAACGAACTTACCATCGGCATCGAGGGAGGTACTTCCGAGACTGTGGATTTATCCGGACTTGTCGGCACGGACGACCAGACGGCCGGTGAGGTGACCTATGACAACTCCACTTCGGGTCTAACGGCAGGTGACGTGCAGTCGGCCATCGACGAGGTCGCTGCTGGAAGCACCGACGATCAGAACCTAACAGGGGCTACTTTGAACGGCAGCAACCAGTTACAGATAGATATCGAGGGCGGAACCTCTGCCACTGTTGACCTATCGAGTTTGGTGGGCACGGACGACCAGACGGCTTCCGAGGTTAACATTACGGATGCCGGAGGCAATTTCACCGCTACTGACGTAGAGGGCGCTTTGTCGGAACTTGCGGCAGGCAGCACAGATGACCAGAACCTGACGGGAGCTACCCTGAACGGCAGCAACCAGTTACAGATAGATATCGAGGGCGGAACCTCGGCCACCGTTGACCTATCGAGTTTAGTAGGTACCGACGATCAGAATATCAGTGGTTCGAGTTTCAACGGCGCTACGAACGAACTTACCATAGGCATCGAGGGAGGTACCTCCGAGACAGTTGATTTATCCGGACTTGTCGGCACTGACGACCAGACGGCTTCCGAGGTTAACATTACGGACGCTGGCGGCAACTTTACGGCAACTGACGTAGAGGGCGCTTTGTCGGAACTTGCCGCGGGCAGCACGGACGACCAGAATTTAACGGGAGCTACCCTGAACGGCAGCAACCAGTTACAGATAGACATCGAGGGCGGAACCTCGGCCACGGTCGACCTATCGAGTTTGGTGGGCACAGACGACCAGAACATAAGCGGTTCCAGCTTTAACGGCGCTACGAACGAACTTACTATCGGCATCGAGGGAGGTACTTCCGAGACAGTTGATTTATCCGGACTTGTCGGCACTGACGACCAGACGGCTTCCGAGGTTAACATTACGGACGCTGGCGGCAACTTTACGGCAACTGACGTAGAGGGCGCTTTGTCGGAACTTGCCGCGGGCAGCACGGACGACCAGAATTTAACGGGAGCTACCCTGAACGGCAGCAACCAGTTACAGATAGACATCGAGGGCGGAACCTCGGCCACGGTCGACCTATCGAGTTTGGTGGGCACGGACGACCAATTAGCTTCTGAAGTGGATTCCGATACTCCTGTGGATGTAGACGGTGACGGGGTTACAGATGATACTGTAGAAGATGTAATTCAGGCTATTGCACCTATAACCTCAAAAGCAGCTAGGATTTTCTATCCACCATCTATAGCAATTGATGCTTCCGTTTTAGTGAATAATGTAACGGTGGACCTTTATCAGGAATATTTAGACCAGTACGGAGGTTCGGCTGCAAACTTTACGGCGAGTGCGGGTGCACCAGGGACTGTTCCAACCTATGGTAGAACAGAACTATATTACTACGTGACCTTTGCAGATCCGGCAGTTTTGAACATCGATTTTATTGATGCGAACGGTAACATGCAATACGATGTAATTGGTACACCTCCGGATTACAACTCTTTGATCAACGTGGTATTCGTAGTAAAGTAATCAGATAAAGACCCATATCGGTTTGAAAAAAATCAATCAATATAAATCCATACTCCTGGGCCTTGTTTTTACAATGTTCGGGATATTGGTATCCAATGCCCAGTTTTTACTACAGGCACCCAATTCCACCGATGAAAACAATTATCGCTGGTACGAGGCTTCGGATACCGGTACCGTTTTGGGAACGGATTTTTTCTACGAAGTAACCGCACCTGGTATTTACTTTGCCACCTATGATGGTACGCTTTGTGGATCTAATGCCACTGGTTATTTCATCGTTACAGATTGTAATAACCCGGATAATCAGGTAACCCTGGATATCACCAACAACGTAAGCGGAGGGGCTACGGTTAGCTGGTCTCCCGCAGTAAGTGGAGACCCCACAAGGCCTACCGTTACTGCTACGGATGCAGTAGTTAGGTATACGGCAACGGTGACCAAAGCTGGTAATGATTTTGCCTTGCCCAACTTTACCGTTGTTTGTTTGCCGCAGGCAGCGACCTTGGTAGACGATGTTGTCTCCCTGGATGAGGATACATCGGTCATTGTGGATATCTATGCAAATGATTCGGATTTACCCAATCCGGGTACTTTGACCACGACTTCACCATCCAACGGTACAATCACCATAGATGACAATGGCACACCCAATAATCCATTGGACGATGTGTTAACCTATACCCCGAACCCAGATTTTAATGGTGCGGACAGTTTTGATTACACAATCTGCAATAGTTTTGGCGACTGTAGTACGGCGACCGTGAGTATAGATGTGCTGCCTATTGTTGATACTTTTGACGATAGTATTGCCATTTTGGTGAACGAAATTAGGGTCATCGATGAGTGGACGTTGAACGATAACGATATACCAACAATAGGAACCTTCAGTATTACACAGCCAACAAACGGATCTGCTACCATTGATGATAATGGTACGCCCAATGATCCATCGGACGATACTATTACTTATTTCCCCAACAATGATTTTATAGGTTCGGATGCTTTCGAATATACACTATGTGACGATGCAGGAAACTGTAGTACGTCAACGATTACCATGATCGTGAGTCCGTCCAATACCGATTTGGATAGTGATAACGACGGCATACTCGATAGTTTTGAGGACCTTAACTTGGATGCGGACAACGATCCCGCAACAAATCCGACTGATACGGATTTGGACGGCTACCCGGATTATCTAGACATCGATAGCGATAATGATGGTATTCCCGATAATGTGGAGGCACAGACAACCTCTGGTTATATTGCTCCTAGCGGTACCGATGCCAATGGAAACGGTGTGGACGATGCTTATGAAGGTGGTGGTAATATTGGACTGTTCCCGATAGATACCGATGGCGATAGCCTTCCTGATTATTTGGATGAGGACAGTGACAATGATAACGTACCCGATAGCATCGAAGCGCACGATCAGAACCATGATGGTATAGCAGATTTCACCTTGTTCGGGTCCGATCAGGATGGAGACGGTCTGGACGACGGCTACGAAGGAAGCAATGTCAATGATATCGATGTGAACGATGAGCTTGATGATCCTTATGGCCAATTACCCAATACGGATAGTGATCTGGAATCCGATTACAGGGATACCGATGACGATGATGATGGCATAGAGACCATCGATGAGGATTTGAACGGTGACGGTGATTATAGCAATGATGATTCGGACGGCGACGGTACGCCAAACTATTTGGATTCCGATTTGGGCGAACTATCGGAACAGATAGAAGTCTTTAACGTTATCACACCTAACGGCGACGGTGTTCATGATGTACTGCGAATCGATGGTCTGGAAAATTATCCGAACAATACTATCAGGATTTACAACAGATGGGGCGTATCCGTCTTTACCACAAGGGCCTACAATACGGAGGGCAATGTTTTTGACGGAACTTCCCAAGGTAGGGTGACCGTTGATCAGAGCAACAAACTGCCGGTTGGAACGTATTTCTACATCTTGGATTACGAGGAGCCCAACGGTACTATGAAACAGCTTTCAGGGTATATATATATTAATAGATAGAAGGATGTTAGACATAAAATTTTTAAAACCGAACAGTGACTTTTTAATTAAAGTTCTATGCATCCTTGTAGTCTTTTGGGCCGGAACATCATTGTTTGCGCAACAGGATGCCCAGTATACCCAATATATGTACAATACGGTAAGCGTGAACCCTGGTTATGCGGGTTCTAGGGGGCAAGTAAGTATTGCAGCGTTACACCGATCCCAATGGTTGGGTCTGGAGGGCGCACCCACTACGCAAACATTCAATATCCATTCACCCATTGGTTATAAGGGAGTAGGTTTGGGACTTTCTATTGTAAACGATAGAATAGGTCCAACTTCTGAAACAAATTTTGATGTCGATTTTTCCTATACGTTGACATTAGCGGAGGAAAGTCGGTTGAGTTTCGGTTTGAAGGCAAGTGCCAATTTATTGGATATTCGTTTTTCGGAACTCAACCAGTTTACGACGGACCAAACCCTTCAGCAGGATATAGACAACAGACTTTCTCCCAATGTAGGTGCTGGGGTATATTATCATACCGATAAATTCTATGCCGGACTTTCGGTTCCCAGAATTTTGGAGACCTCCCATTTTCAGGAATCTTCATTGAGTACAGCCAAGGAACAAATGAATTTTTACTTCATAACCGGTTATGTATGGGATTTAAACCCTATGTTGAAATTTAAACCAACCTTGCTTACCAAGGTCGTACAAGGCGCTCCTTTGCAGGTCGATCTTTCGGCCAATTTTATGCTAAATGAACGATTCATTTTAGGGGCGGCCTATCGTTGGGATGCTGCCTTTAGTGGGATGGTAGGTTTTAATGTTAATGGCAACTTCTTGATAGGACTCGCTTACGATAGGGAAACCACGGAGTTGGGAAGTGCCGCATTCAATGATGGTTCTTTCGAGGTCATACTTCGATATGATTTTATATCCATTAAAAACAACCTAAAATCACCAAGGTTCTTTTAAGAATTATTTTTTCATTCATTCTTTCATCTGTTTATTTTATTGTTTTTCATAGGTCAGATGTAATTCGCTATCCCGATAGCTATCTGGAAATCTTGGTGGGCATCACGACTTTTGATGACTCATTTCTTATTTTTTTCATAAAGCCTTCGATTAAAATTGCCCAAAGGCCTTATTTTTACGTGATGAAGGAAGAAGAAGTAATTCTCGTAGACAAAAACGATATTCCAAGGGGAACCATGCCTAAAATGGAAGCCCATGAAAAGGCCGAGTTGCACCGGGCTTTTTCCGTTTTTGTCCTCAATGACAAAAATGAGATCATGTTGCAACAAAGGGCGGCCCATAAATACCATTCCCCGTTGCTATGGACTAACACCTGCTGTAGTCATCAAAGGGTAGGGGAGGCCAATTTGGAAGCAGGTAAGCGAAGGCTTCAAGAGGAAATGGGTTTTGAAACCGATTTAAAGGAACTTTTTTCATTTATCTACAAAGCGCCTTTTGATAATGGGTTGACGGAGCATGAACTTGATCATGTAATGATCGGATATTTCAATGATGTTCCAAATATCAATAAGGATGAAGTTGAAGATTGGAAATGGATGACTCCCAAGGCCATCAAATTGGATATGGAGGTGCACCCGGAAAACTATACGGCTTGGTTCAAAATAATATTTGAAAAATTTTATCAGCACTTAATCGATAATCTGGTAGAAAATGAGAGTTAAGGTAAGCAGAAAGGCACATTTTAATGCGGCCCATAGGCTTTATAGGCCGGATTGGGAAGATTCCAAAAACTGGGAAGTCTTTGGAAAATGTAACAACCCCAACTTTCATGGGCACAATTATGAATTGATCGTTAGTGTTACCGGTGAAATCGACCCGGAAACGGGTTTTGTAATGGATGTAAAGGTGTTGAAAGATCTTATCAAGGAAAAGATAGAAGATGCGTTCGACCACAAAAACTTGAACAAGGAAGTACCTGAATTCCAAGAATTAAATCCAACTGCTGAAAATATTGCCGTCGTTATTTGGAACAAGCTAAGGCCCAGTATTGAAAACAATAAGGAATTGGAGGTTGTGCTATATGAAACCCCCCGAAATTTTGTCACCTACAGTGGTTAATGGCCAAATATCTTGACAATTGATCGATTATCCGTTTTTGCACTAATTAGATATTTCCAATTGTTTGAAATATTATAGTTATTGCTTCCGTTAGGTAAATGACATGTTTATAAACAAAAAATGAATTTATACCCCTTAAAATTTAACCCGATACTCAAAGAACGACTTTGGGGAGGAACCAAACTAAAGGACCTTTTTGGAAAGCCAAGCACGAGTGAAATAACAGGGGAAAGTTGGGAACTTTCTACAGTTAAAGATGATATTTCAATCGTTTCGAACGGTGAACTGGCAAGTACTTCTCTACAGGAACTAATTGACAAATATCCAGTAGAATTATTGGGCAAGAGCGTGGTGGATAGATTTGGAACGGAATTTCCAATACTTATCAAATTCATTGATGCCAAACAGGATCTTTCCATACAGGTGCACCCTAATGATGCATTGGCAAAGGAAAGACATAATTCTTTCGGTAAAACGGAGATGTGGTACATTATGGACGCCGATCCCGGGGCCGAACTTGTCGTAGGCTTTAACAAGGATGTTTCAAAAACGGATTACAGGCAAAGTTTGACAAACGATACCTTGCTGGAGTTGTTGCATCATGAAAAAGTACATGAAGGGGATACATTTTTCATCAATACGGGTAAAATCCATGCCATAGGTGCTGGGGTTTTACTAGCGGAAATACAGCAAACTTCAGATATTACCTATCGTGTATTTGATTTTAACAGAAAGGACAAGGAAGGAAACTTAAGGGAATTGCATACTGAACTGGCATTGGAAGCCATAGATTACAAGAAGAAAGATGATTTTAAGGTGGGCTATTCGAAAAAAATGAACTCGGTCAATACCATGGTAGACTGTCCGTATTTCAAAACAAATTTTTTGGAATTGGACAAGAACTTTACTATCGATACCAATAATAGGGATTCCTTTACAATCTATATGTGTGTGGACGGTAGGGCTCTTATTGAAAACGAGTTTGGAAAAGTAAGCCTACAAAAAGGCGAAACGACCTTGATTGCGGCCATGTCACAAAAAATAATTATAGATACGGAGGGTGCCAAATTACTGGAAGTAACTATTTAGGCAGTATACATATTCAATGGTTTAATTGTACTTTTGTTCAAAATATAAAATATGGCAAGTATTAGAAATTTAAAAAAGGATATAAATAACGTCCTGGGTGATATTATTGAAGGGGTATATATAGTAGAAGCCACTAATGGAGGAGGTTCCTCAAAAGAAGGAACTGCCATTATCGATGGTGCTATCGAAACGTTTGATGAGTTAATCTCCAAGGTGAACCAAGATGGTGTCGAAAACAAAAGGGCCCATTTCAATGGTATTAGGACGGAACTTGAAACTAAGGCCAATAAATTGGTCGACCAATTGAACAACATGGCTGAATAAGTTTCTTCTAACTTAAATAAAAAAGCATCCTTAAAGGATGCTTTTTTTATTCATTCTCTTCCAATAATTGTTTTAAGTCCTTTCCGTATTTGGAATTGGCAACCTCTGGAGCAAGGCCCTTGTATATGGAGTCCAGATATTTAAGGTTGGCATCTGGAATTTCTTTTACCGCTATGTAGGGAGCAATATAGGAATCCTTATTGTTCAACGCATAATTTATGGAATAGGCGTATGCTCTTTGGGTATTTCTGGTTCCTATCCTTTCCAAGGAATCAATGGTGGCTGGATCCGAGTTTGCTTGCAATTGGGAAGCCTTGAGCATAATTTCCATATTCCTTAGATTGATGTTGGATAAGGCCTTCTGGTATTCTTCAAGCTTTTCCTGTGTAGGCGATCCCTTGATTTCTGCGGTTGTATCAAAAGTGTTCCAGTCTGTATTGATGGTTATGGTTCCCGGTTCCGCAAAAAAGGTAATCCGGTCATTGATTGCGTTGTTGTCCTTTTTATTCAAGTACAGATAAAATATTTCCGGACTTTCCAACTGGGCCGAAAGGCTAAACGTTCCGTCTCCGTCGATTTCTAGGGAATCTACAGTGATGAGGGTAGTGTCCATCAAATGCTGTAGATAGAGCGTTCCTTTTTTTAAACCTCGAACCTTGCCATTTACGACCAAGTTATCTTCTCTGTCGCTTCCGCAAGAAACTATTAAAAGTATAGTAAGGATAAAAGCTACTTTTTTCATTCAAATAATTTAGGGGGCAAATATCATTAAATTTTTAAAAAAAATACAATTCAAAAAATAAATACTATAAACTGGAGGCTACCTCCATGAGGTACGCACAAAATAAGGCCCCTGCCGTACCAACCACATAGCCTAAAACAGCCAATAATACACCAACCGATGTTAAGGAGGGATGGAATTCCGCCGCTACCACGGGAGCCGAAGCCGCACCACCCACATTGGCCTGGCTGCCTACG encodes:
- a CDS encoding DUF4369 domain-containing protein — encoded protein: MKKVAFILTILLIVSCGSDREDNLVVNGKVRGLKKGTLYLQHLMDTTLITVDSLEIDGDGTFSLSAQLESPEIFYLYLNKKDNNAINDRITFFAEPGTITINTDWNTFDTTAEIKGSPTQEKLEEYQKALSNINLRNMEIMLKASQLQANSDPATIDSLERIGTRNTQRAYAYSINYALNNKDSYIAPYIAVKEIPDANLKYLDSIYKGLAPEVANSKYGKDLKQLLEENE
- a CDS encoding T9SS type B sorting domain-containing protein, giving the protein MFGILVSNAQFLLQAPNSTDENNYRWYEASDTGTVLGTDFFYEVTAPGIYFATYDGTLCGSNATGYFIVTDCNNPDNQVTLDITNNVSGGATVSWSPAVSGDPTRPTVTATDAVVRYTATVTKAGNDFALPNFTVVCLPQAATLVDDVVSLDEDTSVIVDIYANDSDLPNPGTLTTTSPSNGTITIDDNGTPNNPLDDVLTYTPNPDFNGADSFDYTICNSFGDCSTATVSIDVLPIVDTFDDSIAILVNEIRVIDEWTLNDNDIPTIGTFSITQPTNGSATIDDNGTPNDPSDDTITYFPNNDFIGSDAFEYTLCDDAGNCSTSTITMIVSPSNTDLDSDNDGILDSFEDLNLDADNDPATNPTDTDLDGYPDYLDIDSDNDGIPDNVEAQTTSGYIAPSGTDANGNGVDDAYEGGGNIGLFPIDTDGDSLPDYLDEDSDNDNVPDSIEAHDQNHDGIADFTLFGSDQDGDGLDDGYEGSNVNDIDVNDELDDPYGQLPNTDSDLESDYRDTDDDDDGIETIDEDLNGDGDYSNDDSDGDGTPNYLDSDLGELSEQIEVFNVITPNGDGVHDVLRIDGLENYPNNTIRIYNRWGVSVFTTRAYNTEGNVFDGTSQGRVTVDQSNKLPVGTYFYILDYEEPNGTMKQLSGYIYINR
- a CDS encoding beta strand repeat-containing protein; translation: ATLNGSNQLQIDIEGGTSATVDLSSLVGTDDQTAGEVTYDNSTSGLTAGDVQSAIDEVAAGSTDDQNLTGATLNGSNQLQIDIEGGTSATVDLSSLVGTDDQNISGSSFNGATNELTIGIEGGTSETVDLSGLVGTDDQTASEVTYDNSTSGLTAGDVQSAIDEVAAGSTDDQNLTGATLNGSNQLQIDIEGGTSATVDLSSLVGTDDQTASEVNIADAGGNFTATDVEGALSELAAGSTDDQNLTGATLNGSNQLQIDIEGGTSATVDLSSLVGTDDQNISGSSFNGATNELTIGIEGGTSETVDLSGLIGTDDQTAAEVTVADVGGNFANNQVEGVLEEIDARIDALVLAGGSDGNDFVTGGSLSGTDLTLNVPNQIDPVIDLSGLQDGTGTDDQNISGSSFNGATNELTIGIEGGTSETVDLSGLVGTDDQTAGEVTYDNSTSGLTAGDVQSAIDEVAAGSTDDQNLTGATLNGSNQLQIDIEGGTSATVDLSSLVGTDDQNISGSSFNGATNELTIGIEGGTSETVDLSGLVGTDDQTAGEVTYDNSTSGLTAGDVQSAIDEVAAGSTDDQNLTGATLNGSNQLQIDIEGGTSATVDLSSLVGTDDQNISGSSFNGATNELTIGIEGGTSETVDLSGLVGTDDQTAGEVTYDNSTSGLTAGDVQSAIDEVAAGSTDDQNLTGATLNGSNQLQIDIEGGTSATVDLSSLVGTDDQTASEVNITDAGGNFTATDVEGALSELAAGSTDDQNLTGATLNGSNQLQIDIEGGTSATVDLSSLVGTDDQNISGSSFNGATNELTIGIEGGTSETVDLSGLVGTDDQTASEVNITDAGGNFTATDVEGALSELAAGSTDDQNLTGATLNGSNQLQIDIEGGTSATVDLSSLVGTDDQNISGSSFNGATNELTIGIEGGTSETVDLSGLVGTDDQTASEVNITDAGGNFTATDVEGALSELAAGSTDDQNLTGATLNGSNQLQIDIEGGTSATVDLSSLVGTDDQLASEVDSDTPVDVDGDGVTDDTVEDVIQAIAPITSKAARIFYPPSIAIDASVLVNNVTVDLYQEYLDQYGGSAANFTASAGAPGTVPTYGRTELYYYVTFADPAVLNIDFIDANGNMQYDVIGTPPDYNSLINVVFVVK
- the idi gene encoding isopentenyl-diphosphate Delta-isomerase; protein product: MKEEEVILVDKNDIPRGTMPKMEAHEKAELHRAFSVFVLNDKNEIMLQQRAAHKYHSPLLWTNTCCSHQRVGEANLEAGKRRLQEEMGFETDLKELFSFIYKAPFDNGLTEHELDHVMIGYFNDVPNINKDEVEDWKWMTPKAIKLDMEVHPENYTAWFKIIFEKFYQHLIDNLVENES
- a CDS encoding 6-pyruvoyl trahydropterin synthase family protein, translated to MRVKVSRKAHFNAAHRLYRPDWEDSKNWEVFGKCNNPNFHGHNYELIVSVTGEIDPETGFVMDVKVLKDLIKEKIEDAFDHKNLNKEVPEFQELNPTAENIAVVIWNKLRPSIENNKELEVVLYETPRNFVTYSG
- a CDS encoding PorP/SprF family type IX secretion system membrane protein; translation: MLDIKFLKPNSDFLIKVLCILVVFWAGTSLFAQQDAQYTQYMYNTVSVNPGYAGSRGQVSIAALHRSQWLGLEGAPTTQTFNIHSPIGYKGVGLGLSIVNDRIGPTSETNFDVDFSYTLTLAEESRLSFGLKASANLLDIRFSELNQFTTDQTLQQDIDNRLSPNVGAGVYYHTDKFYAGLSVPRILETSHFQESSLSTAKEQMNFYFITGYVWDLNPMLKFKPTLLTKVVQGAPLQVDLSANFMLNERFILGAAYRWDAAFSGMVGFNVNGNFLIGLAYDRETTELGSAAFNDGSFEVILRYDFISIKNNLKSPRFF
- a CDS encoding type I phosphomannose isomerase catalytic subunit, which codes for MNLYPLKFNPILKERLWGGTKLKDLFGKPSTSEITGESWELSTVKDDISIVSNGELASTSLQELIDKYPVELLGKSVVDRFGTEFPILIKFIDAKQDLSIQVHPNDALAKERHNSFGKTEMWYIMDADPGAELVVGFNKDVSKTDYRQSLTNDTLLELLHHEKVHEGDTFFINTGKIHAIGAGVLLAEIQQTSDITYRVFDFNRKDKEGNLRELHTELALEAIDYKKKDDFKVGYSKKMNSVNTMVDCPYFKTNFLELDKNFTIDTNNRDSFTIYMCVDGRALIENEFGKVSLQKGETTLIAAMSQKIIIDTEGAKLLEVTI